The region AGGTCATGATAGCTTGAAGAACGAGAAGGCTGGAGCTAAATTTATCATCGATGTTGGTATTCCAGCTGAAGTTAAAGATGCTGATGCTGCAGCTGTTGCTTCCGCTATTTTAGAGAAACAAGATTTGATTGCTATTTACGGTTCAAACGAATTTGCTGCTAATGCTATCATCACAGCTAATGAAGGTTTGGATAAGATTGGTGAAGGCAAGGTCGTTGCTGTTGGTTTCGATGCTGGTAAGAAGTTGTTAGACGCTATTAAGTCTAAGCTCTTTGCTGGTGCTGTTACACAAAACCCAGTGCAAATTGGTTATCAAGCTGTTAAGTTGGCTGTAGCTGCTGCTAAGGGTGAAGAAGTAAAAGATGTTGATACAGGCGCTCTCTGGTACAACGCAGAGAATATGGCTGACGAGAAGATCGCTCCATGCTTGTATGAGTAAGCTTTGAAACTGTAAGTTTGGGCCACCGATGAGAAATCGGTGGCTTAATGCTGAATTATGCATCATTCTTGGTGTCATAGATGAGGAGATAATCTTATGCTTAAAGGTATTCCCGCTATATTAAGTCCTGAATTATTAAAGAGGCTCTGTGAAATGGGCCATTCTGATCGCTTGGTAATTGCTGATGGTAATTTTCCAGCTGAATCAATTGGAAAGAATGCATATGTTGTACACTTGGATGGTCACAATGTACCAGATATATTGCGTGCTGTTTTAAAAGTTTTGCCACTAGATGCTTATGTGGAAAAACCAGTAAGCTTGATGGCTAAAGTTCCAGGCGATACAGCTCAAACTCCAATTTGGGATATTGTTAAAGCTGAAGTTGCTAAGGTTGACAAACGTGGAGATGAGGCAGTTGGTTTTGTTGAGCGCTTTCAGTTCTATGAAGAGGCACGTAAGGCTTATTTGATAATCACAAGTTCTGAAACAGCTTTGTATGGAAATGTGATTTTGCAAAAGGGCGTTGTGCTTGAATAATTAGTTTTTGGGTGAAATGATGTCAGCTAATTTTAGTTGAGTTTTTTGTTTGGTAAAGATGGGTGTTCCTTGTATTTAAGGGGCATCCATTATTTTTAGAGCAAAAAAATTCCCTCTTACTTTGATATGTACCCCTTTTACTGGACACAACCAGTGAAAGGGGTTTTGTATGAAATACGATTATGCTTTTAAACTTAATGCTGTAGAACTATATCGCTCTGGTCAGTGGATTGAGACACCAGAAGGTATAAGTCAAAAGAATTTTAGAAAAAGAATTGTACAATGGTCAAGAATTGCAGATATATATGGTCTTGATTCTCTTCGGCATCCAACTACATGTAAAGAACGTTCGGCTGAATGTAGATATCAGTTAGTAGCTCGTGTACTTGCTGGTGAATCACAAAAATCTGTTGCTATTAGTGCAGGAATTGATAGTGGATTATTGTCTAAATGGGTTCAGACATATAAAGTTAAAGGGTATGAAGGATTAAATCTCAAAAAAGGCAGAAAAAGTAAGAAGGAAGCAAACGTGAGCAAGAAATCCAAACCCACTGATTTAACCCCATCAGAACGTGAAGAATTAATTCGTCTTAGAGCAGAAACTGAATACTTAAAAACGGAGAATGAAGCAATAAAAAAATTAATCGCCTTGAGACACGAAAAATGGGCTGCGGAACTCAAGGCGAAAAAGCAGCAATCATCAAAGAACTCCGTGAAAAAGGATACCAATTAAAATATCTCTTAAAAGCTATTGGCATGTCTAAATCAACTTATTATTTTGAGATTAACAAATCAGATGTAGTTGCTGATCGCAATGAAGAATTACTGATTGTTATTAGAGAAATATTTGAAAAAAACAAGCATAGATATGGTGTTCGTAGAATTTATCATGAATTACTAAATCGTGGATATCATATAAATCATAAGCGAGTTCAACGCCTTATGCATAAAGCAGGATTAGCTGGTAAGCGTCCAAAGGAAAAATATCATTCTTATAAGGGCGAAGTAGGTAAGATTGCTGATAATGTAATAAATAGGGATTTCAGTACAACAGCACCATTGCAGAAATGGACAACAGATGTCTCTCAGTTTAATTTTTCATGGGGGAAATGCTATATCTCTCCAGTACTGGATATGAATACGAATGAAATCATTTCATATAATTTATCAACAAGCCCGAATCTTGAGCAGGTATCAAGAATGCTGGATAGAGCTTTTGAAAAATTCCCATCTGTTGAAGGGCTTATATTTCATTCAGACCAAGGTTGGCAGTATATGCATGCCTATTTTAGAAATACCTTACAGAAACACGGTATTGTACAGTCTATGTCGCGAAAAGGTAATTGTTATGACAACTGTATAATGGAAACCTTCTTCGGAAGACTAAAGAATGAGATGTATTACGGCTATGAGAAAGATTATTCCTCCTTCGAAGAATTCTCAAAAGCAGTTGAAGAATATATAGATTACTATAATAATAAAAGAATTCAGGCAAAAACAAAATGGATGCCTCCTGTACAATACAGGATAGCATCCATGTGTCCAGCCTAGTTCATAAATATGTGTCCAGTATTCTGGGTACATATCACTTAAATTGTGAAGAGGGAGTCTGCTTTAAATTACATACAAAATCCAGTCTAGTTCAGCTTTCCTGATAATACTTGAACAAAGCCTGTGTGCCTAAATCACCATAACCTTTATCTGCTAAGACCTCAAATTGCTTGAGAACTTGTTCTAGGACAGGCAATAACAGCTTTTGTCTGTCAGCTTCAGCTTTGGCAATTTTCATATCCTTGATGAAATGCTTGATAAAGAAACCAGGCTTGTAGTCATCGGTCTTGATCTTTTTGCTAGCATAATCCAATTGGAAAGAAGCAGCCGAACCTTTGGAAATAGCTTGATAGACTCTATCATAGTCAAGCTTATTTTTGAGTGCGTAGGTGATGGCCTCCATAGCTCCCGCTATATTGCCCGCAATTGCAATTTGATTAGCCATTTTACAATGTTGACCGCTACCTGCTTGACCAATGTAGTTAATGGTCGTTCCCATTGCTTGGAAAATAGGTAAAACTTGTTGATACACATTTTCATCACCACCGACCATGATCGTCAACTTACCATTAATAGCGCCAATATCGCCACCTGATACAGGTGCATCTAGGGCAAACATCTTAGCAGCCTGGGCTGTCTTATATATTGTATTAGCTAAGGCTGGCGATGACGTTGTCATATCGATTAAGACAGTGCCTTCTTTAGCGTGGCTAAATATTTCTTTGTAGCAACTTTCAACATTTTTAGGGTAACCAACGATCGTGATTACAACATCAACTGCTTCGACACAATCTTTAATTGATGCACAAAAATTAGCGCCATAGCTAGTTAAAGCCTGGGCCTTGCTAGCTGTACGATTGTAGACATTGACTGTAAAGCCAGCTTTGAGCAAGTTTTTGACCATAGCGGAACCCATTACGCCAGTTCCGATAAAAGCTATTTTCATTTTGACCTCCCTGAGTTTATGCGCATTGTCTATCTGCCTTTATTTTAGCCCAAAAAAGGGACTTATGCTTAGAAGAATTGCTAAAAGCTTGATGGAATTAACTTTTTTGCTTAGATGAAAAGGGCTATAATGATTTCAAATCATTATTTTAGATAAGGCGGTAGAGTTAAGATGGCAAGGGAGAAATCATGTGGCGCAATTGCTTTCACGTGTCTTAATGGTGTGCGATATTACGTGATTGTGCAGCAGATTGATGGCCATCATGGCTTTCCTAAAGGACACGTGGAAGGTGACGAAAGTGAAATAATGACGGCTATGCGTGAAATCAAGGAAGAAACTGGGCTTGAGCCCAAAATTATGCATGGCTTTCGTTATGAAGACAGTTATCTTTTGCCGAATAAAGCAGATACACTTAAGCAGGTGATTTATTTTCTAGCTGAATACAGCAATCAAATATTAGTACCACAAGCGTCAGAGATTAAGCAGATTGAGCTCTTACCTTATGATGAAGCTTATCAACGGCTAGAGTATTATAGCTTGAAGCGAGCTTTGCATTTAGCGGAGCATTTCTTACAGACGAGCAAGTAATGAGCATGTGTTAAGTAACTTTTGGCTAGTTGGCTGCATAGTCGAGGAGAGTAAAATGGCTATTTTCAAAGCATTAAACGATTATGTTGTTGAGATGCGCAGATATTTTCACGCACATCCAGAACTTTCTTGGCAAGAAGTTATGACCAGCGAAAAAATTCAAGCTGAGCTAACTAAGCTGGGCATTCCTTTCGTTAAGGGCAAAGGTACAGCTGTTATCGGCACAATCAAAGGTGGTCAGCCTGGTAAGAAATTAGGCATTCGTGCAGATATTGATGCTTTGCCTGTAACGGAGAAAACTGGTTTACCATTCTCATCTGAAAATAAAGGCGTAATGCATGCCTGTGGCCACGATGCGCATATTTCCATTCTTTTGGCAGCTGCCAAGTTCTTAAACGAGCAAAAAGCACAATTAAAGGGTGAAATTAGAGTTATCTTCCAATCAGCTGAATAGTTCATTCAGGATTCTGGTGCTAAATATTTAGCCGAAGAAGCTAGTATTATAGAACTTGATAATATATCGGCCTACATATACAAGGCAATATTGATTGTGGCAAAGCAGCTTTACAAGTTGGCCCAATTTTAGCTTCTGCTGATACGTTCGATATTTATGTACGAGGCAAGAACGGCCATGGTGCTTCGCCTCAACTTGCCATTGATCCAATTGTAGATGGCGCAGAAGTAGTCCAGGTTTTACAAGCTTTAGTTAGCATTGGAAAATATGTTGTATAACATCGGCGATTACAAGGACCATGCGAAATATATCAAATTATCCTTAGTCAAAGTTGAGCAACTTAATGCTACGATCAAAGCTATTTTAACTATTTCACGTTTGGAGGAGAGTTCTAACGTAGAAGGTGTAGACATTTCTAGTCTGGTTAGCCGGATTATCGCTGACAATGAAATTTGGCTCAAAGTCGCAAACTTACAATTGTCAATGAGCTTAAAGAGACGAAAATTGCCTTGTCCAAGTTAGCTGCTGAACAAGTTTTAAGGCAGGTGATAGGCAATGCAATTCGATATTGTAGAGAAGGTGGTTTAATCAAGGTATGGGCAGATTTAGATTGCCTCTATGTGTTTGATAGCTGCAATAAGCTCAGCGAGGCTGAAATTGCTCGCTCTTTTGAGCTTTTATCGAATGAATTAGTAGCCCATAGTAGCAGTTTAGGCTTATTCATTGTCAAAAATATACTTAACAAGTATAATCTCGATTTTGCTTTTACGAATGTAGATAATGGCATGTGCTTTAAGATACAGCTTAGCCAAAAGCGTTCCTAGCCCCAAAATTAACAATTATTGCCGCTTTTTCAGGCTGGGTGTGCTAAGATTGTGGCAGGTTAATAGGGGGCAGCATGAATTTTGAAGCAAGGACGATAGAATTAGATGGCTTTACCGTTACGATTATTCCCAAGCTAGGCTTGAAACGTATGTACTTTCGTTATTATCCGAACAAAGACATTATCAATGTTTCACATGATATTAGAGTTCCTGAGTCTGAAGCTATGCGATTTATAAGGCAGCAGCTTTTGAATTTAGCACCGAAAATCAAAAAAGCTAGGTTCAAACAAGCTAAACAGGATATTAATTATGTGACAGGTGATATTATCACGATTTGGGGCGAAGCTCATAGATTAGAAGTTAGATTAGGTGGCCATACTTATCGTTGCTGTCAAAAAGATGGAATTATTTATCTGTTTGCGCCTGAAACTTGTGACAAAGAAAAGCGAAAGAAGTTTTTGCTCAATTACTTGCGTACACAATTTTTGGAACGCGTGCAAGCTGTTACGCCTAGCTTAGAGCAAATATGTCACGTCAAGGCAAATACGTACCATGCCAAATTAATGAAAACACGCTGGGGTTCTTGCAATATTGTTAGTAAAAGCATTAATCTTAATTTGAGCTTGGTACACAAAGATCCTGCTTGCTTAGACTATGTGATTTGTCATGAACTGGTGCACCTCTTAGAGAGACACCATAATCAGCGCTTTTATCAATTGTTGGCTGAGTTTTATCCTGATTGGCAGCGAGCTAAGACCAAATTGGAAGCAGAATAGGAGTGCTTATGAAAATTTTACTAACAGGCTTCACGCCGTTTAATGGTGAAACTGTAAATCCAGCTTGGGAGGCAGTTAAATTATTAGCTAGCCCAAGTTCAGAACTTGAACTTTATAAACTAGAAGTGCCAACAGCTTATGATGAGGCAGCCCAATTGATTTGTAACGAAATAGACAAAATTCAACCAGATTATGTTTTAGCTTTGGGCCAAGCAGGTGGTGTAACTTGCTTGAATATTGAGTATGTGGGCATTAACTGTCAGGCAGCTAATATTCCTGATAACAAGGGCGTGCGAAGAGAGTATGTACAGATTGACGCTAAAGGACCGGCTGCTTATTTTGCAACATTGCCTGTCTTAAAATTAGTCAAAGCTTTGCAAGAAGCTAATATCCCTGCCAAAGTATCTTTGTCAGCCGGAACTTTTGTTTGTAATGATGTTTTGTACAGCATTTTGCATCACTGTGCTACACGTAAACTTAAGAGTAAATGTGGCTTTTTGCATGTGCCGTATTTACCAGAACAAGTTATAGCCAAACCAAAAATGCCATCAATGGCGTTAAGCGATATGTTAAAAGGCCTAGAAGTGATTTTGGCTGCGCTTCTTCAGATGGAAAAATAGCAATACTCAAAGTTGAGTGTTTATTGTTTAAGGTTGAGTGCCTTTATAGCAAAGATTAGAGGTTGTTTGTAGCTTAAGAGGTCTAAGATGGAGATTGTTTGTTTTCATAACCCATATGAGGAAAATGCTTGTTTTAGTAATTGGTACAGGTCTGAATTTAAGTTAGATGGTATCACGTTCAGCTCTTTAGAACAGTACATGATGTATGTGAAGGCTGTCTGCTTTCACGATGATGAGATAGCCAAATTGATTTTAGCGACAGACGATCCAGCTACAATCAAAGCTTTGGGGCGAAAGGTAGCCAATTTTGACAATAGCTATTGGAATGGCATACGCCAAATAGTTGTTTATAGGGGCTTAATTGCTAAATTTGCACAGGATGCAGATTTGAGGCAAAAATTAATCGAAACTAAACAAGCTGTATTAGCTGAGTGTTCCTTGGATGACAAAATATGGGGTAATGGTATAGCAATGAATGACCCTAAGCGCTTTGACCTAGCTAAGTGGAAGGGGCAGAATTTGATGGGCTATACCTTGATGATGGTTCGAGCAGCGCTAAAATAGGCCCAAAATGTATGCTCAAAAAGGCAATACGATAAGATTTAATTAGCAAGTCAATCACAATATAATGTGCTTAGCTTCACTGAACAGTACAATATCTTGTGTTATCTTAATTTCAAGATCACTCAAGGAGTTAAGATATGCTAGAAGATTTGAACAAACATTCGCAAACCCCATCTGATTATGCTTTTCACGATAATGGCTTTAATTTACGAGCTGTCAATTGGAACAAGATTGAAGATGAAAAAGATTTAGAAGTCTGGAATAGAGTTACGCAGAATTTTTGGTTGCCTGAGAACATCCCAGTTTCTAACGATTTACCTTCTTGGCATGAGTTAAATGCAGATTGGCAAACTTTGATTTTAAGAACTTTTACTGGCTTAACGCTGCTTGATACAGTACAAGCAACCGTTGGCGATATTGCGCAAATTAAAAATGTGATGACTGATATTGAGGCGGCTAACTACGCTAATTTTGCCTTTATGGTCGCTGTCCATGCAAGATCCTATGGCACAATTTTTTCTACTTTATGTTCAAGTGAACAGATTCAAGCAGCCCATGAGTGGGTGGTGAACAACGAGTTATTACAGGCAAGGGCCAAAGCCTTAATTCCTTATTACACACAGGATGATGCGTTAAAGTCGAAAGTAGCAGCAGCCTTGATGCCTGGCTTTTTGCTCTATGGTGGTTTCTATCTGCCATTTTATCTTTCCTCACGCGCAAAATTGCCTAACACTTCAGATATGATTCGCTTGATTTTGAGGGATAAGGTGATTCACAACTACTAT is a window of Amygdalobacter nucleatus DNA encoding:
- the pcp gene encoding pyroglutamyl-peptidase I, with the protein product MKILLTGFTPFNGETVNPAWEAVKLLASPSSELELYKLEVPTAYDEAAQLICNEIDKIQPDYVLALGQAGGVTCLNIEYVGINCQAANIPDNKGVRREYVQIDAKGPAAYFATLPVLKLVKALQEANIPAKVSLSAGTFVCNDVLYSILHHCATRKLKSKCGFLHVPYLPEQVIAKPKMPSMALSDMLKGLEVILAALLQMEK
- a CDS encoding bis(5'-nucleosyl)-tetraphosphatase, whose amino-acid sequence is MAREKSCGAIAFTCLNGVRYYVIVQQIDGHHGFPKGHVEGDESEIMTAMREIKEETGLEPKIMHGFRYEDSYLLPNKADTLKQVIYFLAEYSNQILVPQASEIKQIELLPYDEAYQRLEYYSLKRALHLAEHFLQTSK
- a CDS encoding IS3 family transposase, giving the protein MGCGTQGEKAAIIKELREKGYQLKYLLKAIGMSKSTYYFEINKSDVVADRNEELLIVIREIFEKNKHRYGVRRIYHELLNRGYHINHKRVQRLMHKAGLAGKRPKEKYHSYKGEVGKIADNVINRDFSTTAPLQKWTTDVSQFNFSWGKCYISPVLDMNTNEIISYNLSTSPNLEQVSRMLDRAFEKFPSVEGLIFHSDQGWQYMHAYFRNTLQKHGIVQSMSRKGNCYDNCIMETFFGRLKNEMYYGYEKDYSSFEEFSKAVEEYIDYYNNKRIQAKTKWMPPVQYRIASMCPA
- a CDS encoding NADAR family protein, which encodes MEIVCFHNPYEENACFSNWYRSEFKLDGITFSSLEQYMMYVKAVCFHDDEIAKLILATDDPATIKALGRKVANFDNSYWNGIRQIVVYRGLIAKFAQDADLRQKLIETKQAVLAECSLDDKIWGNGIAMNDPKRFDLAKWKGQNLMGYTLMMVRAALK
- a CDS encoding sensor histidine kinase, which translates into the protein MSKLAAEQVLRQVIGNAIRYCREGGLIKVWADLDCLYVFDSCNKLSEAEIARSFELLSNELVAHSSSLGLFIVKNILNKYNLDFAFTNVDNGMCFKIQLSQKRS
- a CDS encoding RbsD/FucU family protein; the encoded protein is MLKGIPAILSPELLKRLCEMGHSDRLVIADGNFPAESIGKNAYVVHLDGHNVPDILRAVLKVLPLDAYVEKPVSLMAKVPGDTAQTPIWDIVKAEVAKVDKRGDEAVGFVERFQFYEEARKAYLIITSSETALYGNVILQKGVVLE
- a CDS encoding M20 metallopeptidase family protein; this translates as MAIFKALNDYVVEMRRYFHAHPELSWQEVMTSEKIQAELTKLGIPFVKGKGTAVIGTIKGGQPGKKLGIRADIDALPVTEKTGLPFSSENKGVMHACGHDAHISILLAAAKFLNEQKAQLKGEIRVIFQSAE
- a CDS encoding NAD(P)-dependent oxidoreductase: MKIAFIGTGVMGSAMVKNLLKAGFTVNVYNRTASKAQALTSYGANFCASIKDCVEAVDVVITIVGYPKNVESCYKEIFSHAKEGTVLIDMTTSSPALANTIYKTAQAAKMFALDAPVSGGDIGAINGKLTIMVGGDENVYQQVLPIFQAMGTTINYIGQAGSGQHCKMANQIAIAGNIAGAMEAITYALKNKLDYDRVYQAISKGSAASFQLDYASKKIKTDDYKPGFFIKHFIKDMKIAKAEADRQKLLLPVLEQVLKQFEVLADKGYGDLGTQALFKYYQES
- a CDS encoding helix-turn-helix domain-containing protein, with translation MKYDYAFKLNAVELYRSGQWIETPEGISQKNFRKRIVQWSRIADIYGLDSLRHPTTCKERSAECRYQLVARVLAGESQKSVAISAGIDSGLLSKWVQTYKVKGYEGLNLKKGRKSKKEANVSKKSKPTDLTPSEREELIRLRAETEYLKTENEAIKKLIALRHEKWAAELKAKKQQSSKNSVKKDTN
- a CDS encoding M48 family metallopeptidase; protein product: MNFEARTIELDGFTVTIIPKLGLKRMYFRYYPNKDIINVSHDIRVPESEAMRFIRQQLLNLAPKIKKARFKQAKQDINYVTGDIITIWGEAHRLEVRLGGHTYRCCQKDGIIYLFAPETCDKEKRKKFLLNYLRTQFLERVQAVTPSLEQICHVKANTYHAKLMKTRWGSCNIVSKSINLNLSLVHKDPACLDYVICHELVHLLERHHNQRFYQLLAEFYPDWQRAKTKLEAE
- the nrdF gene encoding class 1b ribonucleoside-diphosphate reductase subunit beta, with product MLEDLNKHSQTPSDYAFHDNGFNLRAVNWNKIEDEKDLEVWNRVTQNFWLPENIPVSNDLPSWHELNADWQTLILRTFTGLTLLDTVQATVGDIAQIKNVMTDIEAANYANFAFMVAVHARSYGTIFSTLCSSEQIQAAHEWVVNNELLQARAKALIPYYTQDDALKSKVAAALMPGFLLYGGFYLPFYLSSRAKLPNTSDMIRLILRDKVIHNYYSGYKYQQKLQHLDATKQAEMKEFVFELMFNLIALEKAYLRDLYKGFDLAEEAIRFSLYNAGKFLQNLGYDSPFTPEETHISPEVFAQLSARADENHDFFSGSGSSYIIGTSEETTDEDWEF